Proteins from one Fragaria vesca subsp. vesca linkage group LG6, FraVesHawaii_1.0, whole genome shotgun sequence genomic window:
- the LOC101300170 gene encoding pentatricopeptide repeat-containing protein At3g12770-like, which translates to MAVSLTLIKRASLLPLPAKFRTLAPPPFPFHFPLPFSFISPNHYSSSPLSLDSYFSDNHTLHFGYDSESSFASFIDSSTRRTHLTQIHAQLLVLGFQASAFLITKLVNCSSNLGHISYARQVFDEFTDPGVFLWNAIIRGYSKHNAYADAVQMYCGMQEMGVGPDGFTFPHVLKACGGLGAVEIGRRVHGQVFRHGFESNVVVQNSLVAFYAKCGRVDRARIVFDGLGERSIVSWTSIISGYAQNGECLEALRIFGLMRKVNVKPDWIVLVSVLKAYTDVEDLGQGRSVHGCLVKMGLEFEPDLVISLTAMYAKSGQVMVARSLFDKMERPNVIMWNAMISGYAKNGHAEKAVELFREMISRSIRIDSITLRSAIVACAQVGSLELAKWMDGYVCKSEYRNHVFVNTSLIDMYAKCGSVDSARMVFDRTPNKDVVVWSAMIVGYGLHGRGREAIDVYHSMQHAGVVPNDVTFLGLLTACNHSGLVHEGWELFHRMRDYGIEPGNHHYSCVVDLLGRAGQLEQAYDFIKKMPIEPGTSVWGALLSSCKIHRNVTLGQYAAEKLLSLDPYEIGHYVQLSNLFASARLWDRVAQVRVLMREKGLIKGIGHSLIEINGKLQAFHVGDKSHPRSEEIYEELESLERRLKEAGFVPHTESVLHDLNYEETEETLCNHSERLAIVYGLISTAPGTTLRITKNIRACVNCHAATKLISKLVNREIVVRDAKRFHHFKDGFCSCGDYW; encoded by the coding sequence ATGGCTGTGAGTTTGACTCTCATAAAGAGAGCCTCTCTGCTTCCTCTTCCCGCCAAATTCCGAACTTTGGCTCCTCCCCCATTCCCATTCCACTTTCCTCTCCCGTTCTCCTTCATCTCCCCCAATCACTATTCCTCCTCCCCTCTCAGCCTAGACTCCTACTTCTCCGACAACCACACCCTCCATTTCGGCTACGATTCCGAGTCCTCCTTCGCCTCTTTTATCGATAGCTCCACCCGCAGGACCCACCTCACTCAAATCCACGCCCAGTTGCTCGTACTGGGTTTCCAAGCCAGCGCCTTTCTAATCACCAAATTAGTTAATTGCAGCTCGAATCTCGGCCACATTTCCTATGCCCGCCAGGTGTTCGACGAATTTACTGACCCGGGTGTGTTCTTATGGAACGCAATCATTCGGGGTTATTCGAAGCACAATGCGTATGCTGATGCTGTACAAATGTATTGTGGGATGCAGGAGATGGGTGTGGGTCCGGATGGTTTCACTTTCCCTCATGTGCTCAAAGCCTGCGGCGGGTTGGGGGCGGTTGAGATAGGTCGAAGGGTTCATGGACAGGTGTTTCGACATGGGTTTGAGTCCAATGTGGTTGTGCAGAATAGTTTGGTGGCGTTTTATGCCAAATGTGGGAGGGTGGATCGCGCTAGGATTGTGTTTGATGGGTTGGGTGAGAGGTCGATTGTTTCGTGGACTTCCATCATTTCAGGGTATGCGCAGAATGGGGAGTGTTTGGAAGCTTTGAGGATTTTTGGTTTGATGAGGAAGGTGAATGTGAAACCTGATTGGATTGTTTTGGTTAGTGTACTGAAAGCGTATACGGATGTGGAGGACTTGGGACAGGGGAGATCTGTTCATGGTTGTTTGGTTAAAATGGGTCTTGAGTTTGAGCCTGACTTGGTCATTTCGCTCACGGCCATGTATGCGAAAAGTGGGCAGGTGATGGTTGCCAGATCATTATTTGATAAGATGGAAAGACCGAATGTGATAATGTGGAATGCTATGATTTCTGGGTATGCCAAGAATGGTCATGCTGAGAAAGCTGTGGAGCTATTCCGTGAGATGATCTCTAGAAGCATTAGAATTGATTCAATTACTCTGAGGTCTGCTATTGTAGCATGCGCTCAGGTCGGTTCTCTTGAATTAGCAAAATGGATGGATGGCTATGTCTGCAAAAGTGAGTATAGAAATCATGTTTTTGTTAATACATCCCTAATTGATATGTATGCAAAATGTGGAAGTGTAGATTCTGCTCGCATGGTCTTTGATAGAACACCTAATAAAGATGTTGTCGTCTGGAGTGCAATGATTGTGGGCTATGGATTGCATGGTCGAGGACGAGAAGCTATTGATGTTTACCATTCTATGCAGCATGCTGGGGTGGTACCAAATGATGTTACCTTTCTTGGACTCCTTACTGCATGCAACCATTCAGGCCTTGTACATGAGGGATGGGAGCTTTTCCATCGCATGAGAGACTATGGGATTGAGCCTGGAAACCATCACTATTCTTGTGTGGTTGATCTTCTGGGACGTGCAGGCCAGCTGGAACAGGCTTATGATTTTATAAAGAAGATGCCTATTGAACCTGGTACAAGTGTATGGGGAGCACTCCTTAGTTCGTGCAAGATTCATCGCAATGTGACTTTGGGACAATATGCTGCAGAAAAGCTTTTGTCATTAGATCCATATGAGATAGGGCATTATGTGCAACTGTCGAATCTCTTTGCTTCAGCCAGATTATGGGATCGTGTTGCACAGGTGCGAGTACTGATGAGGGAGAAAGGACTGATCAAGGGCATTGGCCATAGTTTGATTGAGATTAATGGTAAACTACAAGCATTTCATGTAGGAGACAAGTCGCATCCAAGGTCTGAGGAAATTTATGAAGAGCTTGAGAGTCTAGAGAGGAGGTTGAAGGAGGCTGGATTTGTTCCTCATACAGAATCCGTCCTGCATGACTTAAATTATGAAGAGACAGAGGAGACACTTTGCAATCATAGTGAGAGGCTGGCAATTGTGTATGGCCTCATCAGTACTGCTCCTGGAACCACTCTAAGAATAACTAAAAACATACGCGCATGTGTGAATTGTCATGCAGCAACCAAGCTAATATCTAAGCTTGTCAACAGGGAGATAGTTGTCAGGGATGCAAAGCGTTTCCATCATTTCAAGGATGGATTTTGTTCCTGTGGAGACTATTGGTGA